Proteins from a single region of Lepus europaeus isolate LE1 chromosome 4, mLepTim1.pri, whole genome shotgun sequence:
- the LOC133758668 gene encoding ferritin light chain-like: MTSLIRQNYSTEVEAAVNHLVSLHLQASHTYLSLGSCFHRDSVAPKGLGHFFGMLAEKKHQGANQRGGGGGCHALFPEVEKPSQDDWGDPLDAMEAALALEKNLNEALLDLQALGSAHTDHHLRYFLENHFLDEEVKLLEKMGTHLTNLPPQAGSPQAGLGRAVSLKGSLKGSPSGIRSLQSPAAPGGSLDLANQSLSPATRQLVKNPGALSQVMDQMEIKLLTEKKEKTRVEIKLRD, translated from the coding sequence ATGACTTCCCTGATTCGTCAGAATTACTCCACGGAGGTGGAGGCTGCTGTCAACCACCTGGTCAGTTTGCACCTGCAGGCCTCCCATACCTACCtctctctgggctcctgcttccaCCGCGACAGTGTGgctcccaagggcttgggccacttcTTCGGCATGTTGGCTGAGAAGAAACACCAGGGCGCCAAtcagcgggggggtgggggggggtgtcacGCCCTCTTCCCAGAGGTGGAGAAACCATCGCAAGATGACTGGGGGGATCCCTTAGATGCCATGGAAGCTGCCCTGGCCCTAGAGAAGAACCTGAATGAGGCCCTGTTGGATCTGCAAGCCTTGGGTTCTGCCCACACAGACCATCATCTCCGTTACTTCCTGGAGAACCACTTCCTGGATGAGGAGGTGAAACTCCTGGAGAAGATGGGCACTCACCTGACCAACCTCCCTCCGCAGGCTGGTagcccccaggcagggctgggcagggctgtctCTTTGAAAGGCTCTTTGAAAGGCTCACCAAGTGGGATTAGGAGCCTCCAGAGCCCAGCGGCCCCTGGGGGCTCTCTGGATCTTGCTAATCAGAGCCTCTCTCCAGCCACTAGGCAGCTTGTCAAGAATCCTGGAGCCCTCTCCCAAGTCATGGACCAAATGGAAATAAAGCTTTTgactgaaaagaaagagaaaacaagagtGGAAATAAAACTACGTGACTAA